A DNA window from Shewanella baltica contains the following coding sequences:
- a CDS encoding glycoside hydrolase family protein: protein MRNKMIVTGLSLSAAAFITLVTSEGFAPVATVPVQGDRPTGGFGSTYHADGRPVKLGEKFTPINALTTAKAHISKDEERFRNSLPNAELNQASYDLYIDWVYQYGIGRWSNSPMRDHVIKGEYQQACDALLLPQYRTAAGYDCSTPGNKRCYGVWVRVQERHKRCLDSLQ, encoded by the coding sequence ATGCGCAATAAGATGATAGTCACAGGCCTTAGCCTATCAGCTGCAGCATTCATTACCTTGGTCACGTCAGAAGGGTTTGCACCAGTCGCTACAGTTCCTGTGCAAGGAGATAGGCCGACTGGGGGCTTTGGTTCTACGTATCACGCCGATGGTCGGCCCGTAAAGCTTGGTGAGAAATTCACACCTATTAATGCGCTTACAACAGCTAAGGCTCACATCTCAAAGGATGAGGAACGCTTCCGCAATAGCTTACCGAATGCTGAGCTTAACCAAGCATCTTACGATCTCTATATCGATTGGGTTTACCAGTACGGCATTGGCCGATGGTCTAACTCACCCATGCGTGATCATGTAATCAAAGGCGAATATCAACAGGCATGTGATGCGCTTCTGCTTCCGCAGTATCGCACTGCCGCTGGCTATGACTGTTCAACGCCTGGCAACAAGCGCTGCTATGGAGTATGGGTTCGAGTGCAAGAGCGGCATAAGCGCTGCCTTGACTCACTGCAGTAG
- a CDS encoding DUF3892 domain-containing protein, with translation MTINLQIKCINKTDRASAHERISHVGGLNPGGTTWKITLDDAIKGIESEKWNFFVSVDEQSVWVIIATSAKGNKYLKTENDGEQPNNLLSLPECP, from the coding sequence GTGACAATAAATCTTCAGATAAAATGTATCAATAAGACTGATCGAGCAAGTGCACACGAAAGAATCAGTCATGTTGGAGGATTAAACCCAGGTGGTACAACTTGGAAAATTACTTTAGATGATGCGATTAAAGGGATCGAGTCCGAGAAGTGGAATTTTTTTGTCAGTGTTGATGAGCAGTCAGTTTGGGTTATCATTGCCACCAGTGCCAAGGGTAATAAATATTTGAAAACTGAGAATGATGGTGAGCAGCCAAATAATCTACTTAGTTTGCCTGAGTGTCCATAA
- a CDS encoding phage terminase small subunit P27 family: MAVGRKTTPTALKLVTGNPGKRPLNKKEPKLQAGIPRMPAHLSPRAKAAWKKLTQLLKDMGVLTLADGMALERLCDVYSEILELRDEIKQNGRTYQSIKIIGENIDEETKEFTQVEQMLMKANPAVQMLADADRRFRAYLVEFGLTPSARSKVQVTDGAKKKDEVDEFFG, translated from the coding sequence GTGGCAGTAGGAAGAAAAACCACCCCCACTGCGCTCAAGCTAGTTACAGGGAACCCAGGCAAGCGGCCACTCAATAAAAAAGAGCCGAAATTGCAAGCTGGTATTCCTCGCATGCCAGCTCACTTAAGCCCAAGAGCCAAAGCCGCATGGAAGAAACTCACCCAACTGCTAAAAGACATGGGCGTTCTTACCCTTGCCGATGGTATGGCCCTTGAGCGTTTATGTGATGTTTACTCCGAAATCCTTGAGCTCAGAGACGAAATTAAGCAAAACGGAAGAACCTACCAAAGTATCAAAATCATCGGCGAAAACATCGATGAAGAAACCAAAGAATTTACGCAAGTCGAGCAAATGCTAATGAAGGCTAACCCAGCCGTGCAAATGCTGGCTGATGCCGATCGGCGCTTTAGAGCCTATCTCGTTGAATTTGGGCTAACCCCATCAGCCCGTAGCAAAGTACAGGTAACTGATGGCGCCAAGAAAAAAGACGAAGTCGACGAATTCTTCGGATGA
- a CDS encoding Y-family DNA polymerase, which translates to MYALVDANSFYCSAEQVFRPDWRGKPMIVLSNNDGCIVAANRQAKEAGIPKFAPYFQVRDQCQKLGVIACSSNYELYADLSSKMMEIIGRFAPDQHVYSIDESFLSFKHCYPAIKCLKTQGQLIRRAVWKEARLPVCVGIAASLTLAKIANHAAKKIPGYSGVCVIDNEVERLAILKQTPVGDVWGIGRRISKKLELMSINTALDLAKMPAGLARKQFSIEIERTVRELNGQECKQWDQARADKQQIFSTRSVGERIIDFDSLLQALSKHVAIAASKARAQGSSCKSMLLFASNSPYDEHPASFKSIVHFPCATNCTVEMTRAMTAAAPKLFREGVRYYKIGIGLINLSCDKYQQFDLFNAPKADPALMQTLDGINLRYGRDTLFLAAQGIEQKWAMRRELLTPQYTTKWGCLPRIKC; encoded by the coding sequence ATGTATGCCTTAGTTGACGCTAACTCATTTTACTGCAGTGCAGAGCAAGTCTTTCGACCAGATTGGCGCGGTAAGCCAATGATCGTTCTAAGCAACAATGATGGATGTATCGTTGCCGCGAATAGACAAGCAAAAGAAGCTGGTATACCTAAATTTGCGCCTTACTTTCAAGTAAGAGACCAGTGTCAGAAACTCGGTGTTATTGCTTGTTCTTCAAATTACGAGCTGTACGCCGACCTATCGTCCAAGATGATGGAAATTATTGGTCGGTTTGCACCGGATCAGCATGTGTATTCCATCGATGAAAGCTTTCTGTCATTCAAGCATTGTTATCCGGCAATTAAGTGCCTAAAGACACAAGGACAGTTAATCCGCCGTGCAGTATGGAAAGAGGCTCGCTTACCTGTATGTGTTGGCATTGCTGCTAGCCTAACGCTGGCAAAAATTGCCAACCATGCAGCTAAAAAAATACCGGGTTATAGCGGTGTTTGCGTCATTGATAATGAGGTAGAACGGTTAGCAATTTTAAAACAAACACCCGTTGGCGACGTATGGGGAATTGGTCGGCGGATTAGTAAAAAGCTTGAGTTAATGAGCATCAACACCGCTCTTGATCTTGCTAAAATGCCAGCAGGACTTGCGAGAAAACAATTCAGCATTGAGATTGAACGCACAGTGCGCGAACTCAATGGGCAGGAATGTAAACAATGGGACCAAGCCAGAGCGGATAAACAACAGATATTCTCCACCCGATCAGTTGGCGAAAGGATTATTGATTTTGATTCACTCCTGCAGGCATTGAGTAAACATGTCGCAATTGCCGCATCCAAGGCAAGGGCGCAAGGCTCAAGTTGTAAATCAATGCTACTGTTCGCCAGCAATTCTCCTTACGACGAACATCCTGCAAGTTTTAAATCTATTGTTCACTTCCCCTGTGCTACTAACTGCACTGTCGAAATGACCAGAGCGATGACAGCTGCTGCACCTAAATTATTTAGAGAAGGTGTGAGATATTACAAGATCGGCATTGGGCTCATTAATCTAAGTTGTGATAAGTATCAGCAATTCGACTTATTTAACGCGCCGAAAGCAGATCCAGCTTTGATGCAAACACTTGATGGCATTAACTTACGCTATGGTCGTGATACCTTGTTCTTAGCCGCTCAGGGTATCGAACAAAAGTGGGCAATGCGGCGTGAGCTACTGACGCCACAGTACACTACCAAGTGGGGCTGTTTGCCTAGAATAAAGTGTTGA
- a CDS encoding LexA family protein, with product MRVLPFIALPAHAGVHGFESPAAEYTQLGLSLDELLVQHPSATYIGIAQGDSMQGVGIFDGDVLIVDRHVTAQQGNVIVATLNGEFVCKIYDKARKMLLSSNEQQQAVEVKDYDDFRIEGVVTRSVRLHTHCSILASQLCMP from the coding sequence ATGCGTGTTTTGCCCTTTATAGCTTTACCAGCACACGCTGGGGTTCATGGCTTTGAAAGCCCTGCAGCAGAATACACACAGCTCGGTTTAAGTCTGGACGAGCTTTTAGTGCAACATCCTAGCGCTACTTACATTGGTATAGCGCAGGGGGATTCGATGCAAGGTGTTGGCATATTTGACGGTGACGTACTCATTGTGGACAGGCATGTTACAGCTCAACAAGGTAACGTTATCGTTGCAACGCTGAACGGCGAGTTCGTGTGTAAAATCTATGATAAAGCCAGAAAAATGCTTCTATCTTCTAATGAACAACAGCAAGCCGTTGAGGTTAAAGATTACGATGACTTCCGTATTGAAGGGGTTGTAACTCGGTCTGTTAGGTTGCACACCCATTGTTCTATATTGGCGTCACAACTATGTATGCCTTAG
- a CDS encoding HP1 family phage holin, with protein sequence MNIKPLAPIMDKATTTGSYIASISTAIGGFLSLNNIALLLGIASTIALFVVQFRLSREKKKQNREFHEARMAAIKQGNLKVINMDDGNE encoded by the coding sequence ATGAATATCAAACCATTGGCGCCAATTATGGATAAAGCTACGACAACCGGAAGCTATATTGCTTCGATCTCAACAGCAATAGGCGGCTTTTTGTCACTCAATAATATTGCGTTGTTGCTTGGTATCGCATCAACAATCGCTTTATTCGTAGTTCAATTTCGTCTCTCGCGAGAAAAGAAAAAACAAAACCGAGAATTTCACGAAGCGAGAATGGCCGCGATTAAGCAAGGCAACTTAAAAGTAATCAATATGGATGATGGCAATGAATAA
- a CDS encoding HNH endonuclease, whose protein sequence is MSQKPSWRDDKRKTAERGYGGRWQKARETFLSRHPLCCFCEQKGKITAATVVDHKIPHQGDQALFWDTNNWQPLCKLCHDSTKKIMENRGVKPGADESGKPTDPNHHWNK, encoded by the coding sequence ATGAGTCAAAAACCTAGCTGGCGTGATGACAAGCGTAAAACCGCAGAGCGCGGGTACGGTGGACGTTGGCAAAAAGCCAGAGAAACATTCTTAAGTCGTCACCCGCTTTGTTGCTTCTGCGAACAAAAAGGCAAGATCACAGCCGCGACAGTCGTGGACCACAAAATTCCACACCAAGGTGATCAAGCCTTGTTCTGGGACACCAACAACTGGCAACCGCTTTGTAAGCTTTGCCACGATAGCACTAAAAAAATAATGGAGAATAGAGGGGTAAAGCCAGGCGCTGATGAAAGCGGCAAGCCTACAGACCCTAACCACCATTGGAATAAGTAA